Proteins encoded by one window of Manihot esculenta cultivar AM560-2 chromosome 10, M.esculenta_v8, whole genome shotgun sequence:
- the LOC110624388 gene encoding probable sphingolipid transporter spinster homolog 2 has product MAQEEAKDTKPSTSEKPNPSTETQMATSSASLSVPAPSWFTPKRLLVIFCVINLINYVDRGAIASNGVNGSRRTCTKSGTCTSGSGIQGDFNLNNFEDGVLSSAFMVGLLLASPIFASLAKSFNPFRLIGVGLSVWTVAVIGCGCSFDFWSITICRMLVGFGEASFISLAAPFIDDNAPVAQKTAWLAIFYMCIPTGYAVGYVYGGLVGGHFNWRWAFWGEAILMFPFVVLGYVIKPLQLKGFAPAESQKALTSVETAVSEDQEIAAGKDSTSSDKEELDDKSSKQSCISRYASNSSNQVSRFMKDMKALLVEKVYVVNVLGYIAYNFVIGAYSYWGPKAGYNIYNMTNADMIFGGITIICGIFGTLAGGFVLDRISSTIPNAFKLLSVATFLGAIFCFAAFCFKSMYAFLAFFAIGELLVFATQGPVNYVCLHCVKPSLRPLSMAMSTVAIHLFGDVPSSPLVGILQDSINNWRETALILTSILFLAAAIWFIGIFIRSVDRFNEESAHQTVLTDGVNTTPLLEGESKTAGTTTSAEP; this is encoded by the exons ATGGCTCAAGAAGAAGCCAAAGATACAAAACCATCGACCTCTGAGAAGCCAAACCCATCAACGGAAACTCAGATGGCTACAAGTTCAGCTTCATTATCTGTTCCTGCACCTTCATGGTTCACTCCTAAGAG GTTACTAGTTATCTTTTGTGTCATCAACTTGATAAATTATGTGGATAGAGGAGCAATAGCAAGCAATGGTGTTAATGGGAGTCGCAGAACTTGCACAAAAAGTGGTACATGCACATCTGGTAGCGGAATACA GGGGGACTTCAATTTAAACAATTTTGAAGATGGAGTTTTATCATCGGCTTTCATGGTTGGCCTTCTTCTGGCTTCTCCAATATTCGCATCACTAGCAAAGAG CTTTAATCCATTTAGGCTTATTGGAGTTGGATTATCAGTTTGGACAGTTGCTGTTATTGGCTGTGGTTGTTCATTTGATTTCTGGTCCATTACAATCTGCCGCAT GTTAGTTGGTTTTGGTGAAGCTTCATTTATAAGTCTTGCAGCCCCATTTATTGATGACAATGCCCCTGTTGCTCAG AAAACAGCGTGGCTTGCAATATTTTATATGTGTATACCAACTGGATATGCTGTTGGCTATGTCTATGGTGGATTG GTTGGAGGTCATTTTAACTGGCGTTGGGCATTCTGGGGAGAGGCAATTTTGATGTTTCCATTTGTTGTTTTAGGTTATGTTATCAAGCCTTTACAGTTGAAAG GTTTTGCTCCTGCTGAATCACAAAAAGCACTGACATCTGTAGAGACAGCTGTTTCTGAAGATCAAG AGATAGCGGCCGGTAAAGATAGCACATCGTCCGATAAGGAAGAGTTAGATGATAAAAGCTCAAAACAATCTTGCAT ATCAAGATATGCATCCAATAGTTCGAATCAAGTTTCGAGGTTTATGAAAGACATGAAAGCTCTTTTAGTTGAGAAGGTCTATGTTGTAAATGTTCTAG GTTACATAGCATACAATTTTGTCATCGGAGCGTACTCGTATTGGGGACCTAAGGCTGGCTATAATATCTATAATATG ACCAATGCAGATATGATATTTGGAGGCATTACAATAATTTGTGGAATATTTGGGACTTTAGCAGGTGGTTTTGTTCTCGATCGCATTTCTTCTACAATTCCCAATGCTTTTAAG CTTCTTTCAGTGGCTACATTTCTTGGAGCAATATTTTGCTTTGCTGCCTTCTGTTTCAAGAGCATGTATGCTTTCCTTGCTTTTTTCGCAATTGGCGAGCTTCTTGTCTTTGCAACTCAG GGTCCAGTAAATTACGTATGTCTCCATTGTGTTAAACCAAGTTTGAGACCATTGTCTATGGCTATGTCGACTGTTGCGATTCACTTATTTGGAGATGTACCTTCCTCACCCCTTGTTGGGATCCTCCAG GATTCTATCAACAATTGGAGGGAGACTGCTCTTATTCTGACATCCATTTTGTTTCTGGCAGCTGCGATATGGTTTATTG GGATATTTATACGCAGTGTGGATAGGTTTAATGAAGAAAGTGCGCATCAAACAGTTTTAACTGATGGCGTAAACACCACCCCTTTACTTGAAGGTGAAAGTAAAACAGCAGGAACGACAACTTCTGCAGAACCATGA